TCTAAGAAATCATCCTGCAATTGGAAGGCGATTCTCGAGTATGCAATTAAAAGATCAACAAATTGTTCCCTTTCATTAGAAGGCTTATCTTTCAGGTAATGCCACAACATTTGCCTAAACCTATCTAAACAACTGCTCTTCAAGGCGTCAAGCTTATCTTTATAGTGCCTGTGAAAAGAGATCTGATGGATCGCACTCTGATTATACTCGTAAAGCGAAATCTGAAGTAATTTCATGAGCGTCTGTATGTAAGGAATATTATGCGGATCAAGTAGATCATCATAATTTATCCCTGCTGCTATCTCCACTAAAGCACTGCTCTTCGTTACATCGAATTGTTCCAAAAAGTCTTCAAAAACAAATTCTTGATCTACATAATGCTTATTATCACCCAAGGCGGAAGCAACTGAAACCCAGAAGGCAGCCTTGTTGTCCAAGATATGATCATAGATTATTTGGCTGATTTCTGTTATTCTCTCACTTGTAATATCATTGTCTTCCAGGTAGGATTGAATATCACCAAAGGAGTTCTTTTCCAGAAATACTAGAATCTGCTGTCCTAACCTTTTAACTTCTTTATCAACGACAGCTTCAACTAATTCAGCAAGCATGTTAGCTAGCTCTTTATGCCTATGAATTGCCTGACCGGCATAAAGTACAGAGTATGCTTTGTTATCAGCTTCGACCGAGTATACTTCACAAGAATTAAACTTTTCAACTGCATTAGGTAACTTCAACAGGTACTCAACCCTCACTTCACTTTGCTCTATAACTTTTGATTCTGCTATTTTATTGATTTCATCTTGTGTTAGTGGCCTCTCAAGGATATCCTCTACAAACGCGAGTAGCTCAGGAATAAATCGAAACTCACTTTTAACAACAGATTCTCTCAGAGGCGTAGTACGCACTATCACCTTTGTTAGCGATTTCGAAAGCACAACCCCAACCCTACTAGCTATTTGTCCAAAGGTGTTCTTGTCTCTTAGCGTAAATACAGGTGAAACGTTATTCTTAATTGAATGAGGTAATTGCCCATACAGATACTTATCATCGACATAGATGATGTCTTTGGCTTGCTTCCATTTATAGCAGTTCGTTGAGGTTTCAAGCGCTAAGAAATCAATATTCTTAAATATGTTTAGCCTACTGTCTTCCTTCCTATCACTATGGTAAGCATATACTTCAAATAGGAGGTTTAAAATTCTGTGGTATGCACTTTCAAATTCTTTTCCATTCAAAGGTTCCTTATACTTTTCCGATATGTGCTTTAGTATTTGGGAATAATTAGTGAGAGAAAGATCATTTAAGTGTAGAATTCCTAAACTAGAAAAGAATTCTTTTTGCTCGTGGAAACTTCTCGGTAGCAAATTAAAATACTGGCGAAGTACGCTGGAACTGTTCCTTTGATAATCCGCCACTTCAATACCTATCACATTTGACGGAAGAACCGGCTGTTCTGCATTAGGCAACATGATCCATGCTTTTTCCTTTAGTGTCTTCAGGAATAAAGAATAACGAAATCGCTCTGATATACTTAAAGTATGCCATTGCTCCGCCTCCTTAGACCTGCACTTTGTTTTAGGGTGGAATGGGTTGGAGAAAAAATCAACGTAAAACTTCCAATTCTTTATAAGAAATTCGGAAAAGTCCCTGTTCAAAATTTCTGGAAAGTCTATAGTATAGTCACCTTGGATTTGATAAGGCCGACTGTACCTGCCTGTTTTTGAAATAAATGCTTCATTCCTTTCATCCTGCTTGGATAAAGAATATAGCTTGTTTATTATGAAAATTGCCGGCTTATTCCATGCACCTAATTTTAAGAAAAAGTTCTCCCATGCATCTTTCTCTTCATCACTGTTGGCAAATAAGTTTATTGCAACGTATCTACCCTTCGGGTACATTATACTTAGCTTCTGTGACTGAATATATATGGGATTAAAAAGCGGAGGAGCCCACTTCAGGATACCTTCGTTGTCATAATAAGGAAGCAAGACTTTATCCTTATATTCCTCTACGTCGCTTCGCTCTAATTCTAATTGAAATATAGCTTCTATAATTTCTCCTTTGTCAATGCTTTTGTCACTGAATAAGCCACAAAGCCTTTTCAACAGTTCGCGTTGATTGTACTGAATCAACCCTATTCTTTCCCTGGCAGCTTTGGAGTTGTCAATTATAATTGAACGATGGAGGAAACGTACTTTTTTCTTGATAGTGGGTGAGAGCACTAAATCCTTTTTGGACCCTTCATAAAATACTTCATCATTACTACTGTACAGATGATGTCCATCTGCCAGAATGATTTTCTTTCCTGTAAGAGTTAAACTTTGCTCCGCGATGTACTTATAAAGATTTTGAAAAAAATTAATATCGCCTTTTCTAGACTTACATTCCTCTTCGATATGCTCCTTTATAAAATCTAGGCTTAGGTATTCGATATCCAGTTCGCCTGTTAACCAATCACGGACTTGCTTATCATCCACAAAAATAAGCCGTTTCTTCAGAAATGTACCGTCTGGAAAAAGAGCCTCGTCGCATTCGTCAGCTACAATTATCTCATGGGGTTTATAAAATAAGCTGGTTATCTTATCATATATAAATTGGCTCTTGCTTAAGTTCTCTCTTATAATATCGTAGAACAATTTCAGTCTCTTGTCACTACTCCTGTGGTAGCATAAAATTTTAAGTATGTCTTGGGGGAAAAGTTTTTTGGCTTTATCAACAAGACTCACAGAAATGTATTTTGCTATTTCTTCCAATAAAAAATTATTCAGCACTGTGTCTCTGAATCCTTTCCTGTCCGGTGTCACTGTAAAATAGCTGTGGATCAAGAATGAAAATCCGGAATTCTTTTCCAGTGGATAAAACAGATAAAAGTTCGCGTCCTCCACCGGCTCGAACTGCTTCTGTTCATCCAACTTTAAGATTAACTTAATTTCAACTGAGGGGTCATTTTCAAATGTCTTTCGCTCACGCTTGTCAAGCTTTTCCAGTACCCTTTGAGGTATTTTCGCTTTACGACTAGGAGATAAGTCCATGAAATAAATACTCCCAGCTTGGCTTTGCACCTCAATTATCCCTTTCTTACGTTTTTTGATAGAGTAAAAAGCTTCCAATTCCTCTGATGAATATTCTAACGCTTGTAGATCACCCAGGAGAACTATTTGCACTTCATCTATTTCTTCAAAATCATTGTCAATTTTAATGTTACTCACATTATCCTTTAAGGGCAGCTCTATAAGAGTGACATAACCTTCAGGACATGCTTCAATTTTTTTCGAACTATAATGAGGAAAGAAAAATAATGGTATGTTTTCTTCTTCTAGAAGAGCAAAGGTTTTATCCTTAAGTGTTAATGATTTATCAAAAATAATAGAGCCAAACTCTGTTATTATGGCAGGGGTATCAGTAACCTCTCTAACTGCTTTAAAGCCTATACCTTTATGGCCAATGAAGTCTTGACCTTGTTTGTCGCTTTGCCCAATCCTACAAACACTTGTTACGCCTTTATCATCAAAGGCTTGACCAGTATTATAAATCTTTAAAACCCTGTCGCATAACTCAATCCGTATTTTCCCTCCTTTTTCACCAGCAGATTTGCTCGCATCAATAGCATTTTGTACAAGTTCAAATAGATAGCGCCCTTCATAGGATTCTTTCAAATACTCTTCGGCTTGCGAGATTGAAGGCAATACAGATGTATCTGTTTTCGCTGTAGCAGCATAAATTTCTTTTATAATTGATTTGAGTCGCATATCGATTTTATTAATAAGGTGAATCTACTTTCCTAGTTTTAGATAATAATCACCCTTAAAAACAGCACATTATAAAATTAAAGACACCATAGTCATAGGTCTTTAGCTTAAGCCCTAAATTAGGTAAATATAAATAAAATATATTACTATAATTATACAAGTTAGCAATGCTGTGATCAATACATATATTGTAAAATATCATTATATTAGCACATCATAATATATGATAAATATATCATTGCTTTCAGGTAAGTCATACTTAAGATACAAGTTATTGAGAGCAGGCTTTTCACATTGTCTTATATCTTCACAAATTGAACCAGAATACTGACATAATTAATATCCTATGAGCATAGAACAGGGACTTAACCTACGAAGGGAAAATGATAGAAAATCCGAAGCACAACAGTGGTTTCAAAAGCTAATTCAACCAAGTGAGATTGTAGGCGATTTATATTCTATCAACTACGAAACAGCACGTGTAATAATTCATGAAGCGGATAGACAAAAAGTAGGTGGTATACCAAGTCTTAGCTTTTTAATAGCTAGTCGAATAGATGACCCAAGCAATTTGAAGTTTGATTTTAAATCAGAAGATGCATCATTTATCCTTCTTCGGGTTATGGATGCTGCTCCGCTGCCCCAAGATAAAGAAGCTGAAAGAATAAGAGTTGAAGCAGCACAAAGAAATAGTGGAGAAGAAGGAAGGCATTGGGATCAGCCCGGATCAATGGATTTTAAGACTAAAAATTTATTAGGATTTGCTGGAATTGAATGTAGAATAATAGGAACCTTCTTTTTAGAAGCAAATGAGTTCAATAGCGAGACTCCTCTTTGCTTAAAATTTGGTAGTGATATTTCAAATTATTACCCTAATAGAGGGCTAAAAGTATACAAGCCTAATGGTAAAGCTCTAGAGCATATTATCAACTATACTGATCCCGCAAATCTGCAGGCTCATGTTGAAAAGTATGGCAATACTGAAAAAGTAAAACTTGGATTTGTCAGGTATGCCTCAACAAACCGCAAGTACCAGCAAGTTGATGATGTCCCTGTATATATATACCCTGCAGATTTACTTTCTCAAAAATCTGCACTCTTTGGAATGACGAGAACTGGCAAATCAAATACAACCAAAATAATTGCCAAATCAGTTTATGAATTAAGAACTACTGAGAAAAAAGATGATAGGCCATTAAGAATTGGACAAGTAATTTTTGATCCTAATGGAGAATATGCAAATGAAAACATACAAGATAAAGATGGCAGCGGCAACCCCAATGCATTAAAGAATGTTTGGAGAAAAAACAATGCATTGAAGCAGAAAGCTGATGAGTTGAAAGCACTATTTAAGCGTGAAACAAATAGTGAAAAGAAAAAGAAAATTTGGGAGGAAATTAAAGCTGAAGTTGAAAAAGAAGTAGTAACATATGGTATCCTCCCGCATCCGGCTGATCCTTTTAGAAGGTTGATGAAGATCAATTTCTATGAAGAGAGTAATTTACAAATAGGAAAAGACATTATTGATTTCAAAATAGCTGAGCAAGCAGCGCAATACTTTAAAAATTTCAAACAAGTAATTTTCCAAAAGCCAGAAGAAAGGGAATTTGAAAATGAAAGGGAGTTCCAAGGACAAAAAAAACGTTATGAAAGGAGAGTTCTAGTTTATCATGCTCTACTCAATAAAGCAGGTTTCTCCCCCCCCTCCAGAACGGCTAACATAAGCGGAATATTTAATGTGGATTTACGAAATGCTATGATAGGGTATACGGAGAACAGATTTACTCGAAAACAAGGCCTTATCAATGCGGCAGGTCAAACATTAAGTCAAGGTACTGTTTCATGGGACAGTTTAGCTCCTGCTTTTGAAGGTTTATTTCTTTTTATGTCTACTGCTGATTACAATGTATTTAACCAAAATTACATAAACAACAATAGGAATGATGATGGAGAAGATACAACTGGTGAAGGCTGGGCAGAAACAGATTTAGAAAGCTTACTCGAAATGTTTAAATATTCTAAAGCAATTAACCTCATAGGGGGAGTAAATACTCAACATACAACAACAGTGGGAACAGACTATGCCGAGGACATATATAAAGATTTGAAGGATGGGAAATTGGTTATAATTGACCAATCAAGTGGAGAACCTGAATTGAATAAATCATCGGCTAATAGAATTATGTGGCACATCTTTAAAGCAAACCAAAAAGCATTTAGAGATGGTGAGCCAACAATACCTGAAATACTTGTTTACTTAGAAGAAGCACATAATATTTTACCAGCAGGTAATGACTTAGATCTTTCCGATGTGTGGGTAAGAACAGCTAAGGAAGGATCAAAGTATCGTATTGGGATGGTTTACGCTACTCAAGAGGTAAGTAGCATTCAAAAAAACATATTGAAAAATACAGCAAATTGGTTTATCAGTCATTTGAACAACTCTGATGAGACTAAAGAGCTAAATAAATACTATGATTTTGCCGACTTTGAACCATCTATTAGAAGAGCGCAGGATAAAGGATTCTTAAGAGTTAAGACCTTGAGCAATCTGTTTGTAGTGCCTGTACAGGTTGTTAAATTTGAAGTATAAGCTGCCATAAGTATGGGTTTTGAAGGAGAATTTGCGAGCTATGAGCCGTTAAGGCGACTATTAGATAGTGAAAAAGTTAAATCACTACATGATCGTTTTAAAGTTAGAAAGCAAGAAAATGAACCAGAAGATTTTGAAGGATTGCTTATAAAGAAGTCTGACCTTATTGAAAGTGATTTACAGCCTGACTTAGTTCTTGCCATAGATGGAAGCACCCTTGCTGCAAAAGCAGAAAATGGGTTCCCTGGTGCGGAGTTTGGCTATGTAACTCTTGCTTCAGTTCTAATTGATTTAAAACTAATTAAAGAACTAGAAGAAAAAGAGTTCGTTGAACCTAAAAAATTCAGAGAGACGGAGAAGGCTTCAACAATAGAGAGTGTTTTCCCTGGATGTAATGTAATTCTTGATAACGAGCAAGACGCTAAAGCCTCATTGAGGCGCAGTTTGTTTGAAGAGTTAAAAAGCAATACTATTTTTGCTGATGGGGAAACACTATTAGAAACTTATGAGCATCTCTTTAAACTAAAAAGAACTCATTTCTCTGAAAGTAGGCTTCCCCAAAGTCCTATTGAAGGAGTGGAAGAGGATATGACCTATGATTATGGCGAATATTCATGCCCGCATTCTGATAACGCTTTATTTTCAACTGATGCCCTTCGTCTACATGAATTATTAAACCTTGGGGGTAGTAATGGTGAAATGTTTGGGCAAATTATGTCTACACTTGAAAAATTATGGTTAGTTCATATTCTAAGAGCCTTTGAACGAAAAGGGTGGTTACCTACCCTCCGAAGAGTAGCCTTCGTGATGGACGGTCCTTTAGCAGTATTCAGTACATCATCGTGGCTAGCTAAAGTTGTTAGTCTTGAGCTAACAAGAATAAATGAATTACAAAAGAAAATTAATGGTCAAGATTTACTCATTGTAGGTATAGAAAAATCAGGAACTTTCTTTAACCATTTCGCAGAAATTGATACCACAAGAGATGGTATCAATGATAACTTTCCTAAACAATCCGCTCTACTATTATCTGACGGGTATATTAAGAGGAATATTATTTTTTCAAAAAGCACAAAACCTTATGGCCAAGACACATATTTTGGAAGGAAGTTCTTTTATAAAGCATCTTCAGGACAAATAATCGTAGCGGTAGTTACTTGTTTTACTGATTATCAGTCCGATTTAGTTACAGCAAAACCAGACCAGTTTACAAGGCTAGCAGATGTTATGAATTTAATAGATAAATTAGCTTCAAATAGATACCCTAACTCTATTTCTCCCTTGATTTCTGCTCATGCTGAAGCTGCTATACCAATGAATATTGGGAAACGAATATTTGAAGACATTGCAAAGGAAATACGGGAGAAATCAAAATAAATGATAGCTAAGGAAGACGTGCTAAAGGGTTTTAGCACAGCAGAGAGTCGTTGGGCAAGGCTTGGGCCATATTATGCAATGTTCCCATTGGAATTTGCTTTTGACGTTGTAGCAAAATATTCTAAGAAAGATGATTTTATAATTGATCCATTCGCAGGAAGATGTAGTAGCATATATGCTGGTGGAGTATTAGGAAGAACGAGCCTTGGGATTGAGATAAATCCTGTTGGTTGGCTTTACGGTACTGTAAAGTTACAACCTGCAAACCAGGAAGATGTAACTAACCGCCTTCTAGAAATTTATGGTCAAAGAAACTACTTTCGGCGATCTATAGAAAATTTGCCCGAATTCTATCGTATATGTTATTGTGATGAAGTTCTAAAATTCCTTTTAGCAGCAAGAAAAAATCTTAATTGGAAAAACAATAATGTTGATGCAACATTGATGTCTATCTTATTAGTTTATCTACATGGAAAAATTGGTGAAGGTTTGTCAAATCAAATGAGAATGACAAAGTCTATGGGGATGAACTACTCAATTGAGTGGTGGAAAAAGAACAACATGTCTATGCCACCAGAGATCAACCCTTGCGAATTTATACTTAAGAAAATTAAGTGGCGTTATAAGAAAGGAATACCAACAGTAGCTGAAAGTGCGGTTGTTTTCGGAGATAGCTCTAATGAATTGAAGTCAATAACAGAAAGGGCAATAGCGAATGACATAAAGTTTTCCCTACTTTTCACGTCTCCTCCCTACTGGTCAATCACAGATTACCATGTGGATCAATGGCTTAGATTATGGCTATTAGGTGGGCCGAGTAACTCTCAGTCAATAAAAGAAAAACATAAAGGCCGTTTTATAAACAAGCAAGATTATTACGATCTTCTGGACAACGTTTTTGGTCTTTGTGCGAAAATTATGAAGAGCAAAAGTACAGTTTATGTACGAACAGATAAGAGAGAATTCACATTTAATTCTACTCTAGAAATTCTTAGAAAACATTTCCCAAATCATAAATTAACTATAATAGACAAACCGCTAACAGTAGATACTAAAACTCAAACAAAGCTGTATGGTGATAAGTCAATGAAGCCTGGGGAGGTAGATATGATATTAACAAAGTAAATATTGAAATTATAAGAACTTGCTCATCTCTACTATTTACATTATATATTAGTATCTATTTGGTAACCCAGTTTTAATATTAGAACCTAAAACAGCTTTATTTGCCAATATAGCCACTTTCTCGTTACTAGGGACCAACCTCATTATGATCGGCCCACCGGGCGCTGGCAAAACCATGCTGGCCAAACGCCTGCCCTCCATCCTGCCGCCGCTCTCGATGCTCGAAGCCCTGGAAACGACAAAGATCCACTCTGTTGCCGGCAAGCTGGGCGAGGCTACCTCGTTGCTTACTACCCGCCCTTACCGCGCCCCGCACCATACTATTTCGGATGTGGCCCTGGTGGGTGGCGGCGGCAACCCGCAGCCCGGCGAAATCTCGCTCTCACATAACGGCGTGCTGTTTTTAGATGAATTGCCGGAGTTTAAACGCACGGTGCTGGAGGTGATGCGCCAGCCCCTGGAAGAGCGCCGCGTAACCATCTCGCGTGCCAAAACCACCATCGACTTTCCGGCTAATTTTATGCTGGTGGCCAGTATGAACCCCTGCCCCTGCGGTTAAAATACTGCTGAAATTGAGCTACTTGCGGCAAGTAAGTAACATTTCTTCTACATTACAAACCTTATATTTAAATATCGCGTTGTTTCTTCTAAACCTTTCTATCTTTGCATTTCTTTAGGTGCCTACAAGAACAATTTATTTAAATTTTTTACGTTCACCCCCCCCTCGCAATTTGTTGATGAAGTATAATTTTCTTCTCTATATTTTATTTTGTTTATAGAATAAGTAAATGGAACTAAGCTTGCAAAACATAAAGATATTTATTTTTAAGTATCTCCCCTTAATATTTCTTGGGCTTGGAGTATTCTTTATCTACTTATCAGAAGCCTTCTGCTTTACTCCAGTATATTGGAACAACATCTTTGACAAGGTTGGGGTAGCCATATTTTCATCTGGTGTTTTTGCTGCTGTTCTTAAATCGATACAATTTACAGGGATTTTTAGAGAAGAATTGGAGAAAATTATACTTGGAACTGACTTCATAAAAAAAAGGAATGACTTGCCAGACTTATGGAAGAAAGTGTCAAATGCCGTTTACAGAAGTAAGTTTCCTGAAATATCTTCTGAACTCGATGATATAGTTTTGAAAACTTATTTACCTACAGAAAAGCAATACTATTACAAGGACTTTGTCGTCACATTACACATTGAAGAGCTGACGAAAACACATATCATCAAATTTACACAAACTACGAAGTTTTGCGTTATACCCGCAACTGGAGAAAAAACTGTGAAAATCGTGAACGGCGTAGGAATGGATAAAGTGGATAATTCACAAAAAATAGAAGTAGAGTATTTCAAAGTAGATGGAGTGCCTGTAGAACCTATCGTAAAAACAGACGACACAGGAAGTGAAGTGGAATATAGGTTTACAGTAGAGCTGACAGGCAAAGAAAAATACTTTGTGGAGAAGAAAGAAAGAAGAGAATACTCCATCAAAGAAGATAACTATAAATTGTTCAGAGTTAATACATTTACGAAAGGAATGGAAGTAAGTATCAAGCATCCAGATAACTTACGTGTAAGTTTCTTTAACATAGGGTTAGTGAATCATTTTTCTCAGAACCACGTTGAATTTAAAAATTGCGTCAACAGGAATCACAAAGAAGGTGTGATATTACCACATCAAGGTTGGGGAGTTACTTTCAGTAGGAAGTAAATAATTTTGTATATCTAAGTTTAAATCATAACTTCACACACTGTTCAACTACATAACGCTAACCAAACATGAAAAACAGCAAATTAAGAAGAGGAGAAGACGAAACAATTTAATACAATTATTTTCACAAAATATTAACAAAAGGGAAGGCAAGAAGCTTTCCCTTTTTTGTTAATATTTGTGGCTTAGTGTTAGTTAAAGAACTTGTGATAGTATGAACGGTGGCTGTTTCTTTTCAGGATTGCCTTTGGAAATGTAAATTAAGTCAGGGTGTAAACTTGCTTCGTGTTCCTTCTGCATATTCAGGCGGTACTGGCGGTCAGCCAGATAAGATAACAGAGTAATAAAGTTGTGTGCACCTGCCAATTCTTCGTTCTTGCTGCGGTCAGCATACAGGGTGTAGTAGTCATTCCTGTGCTGGAGCACAGCACCCTTTTCAATCATTTGCTGAAAGAGTACGGACGTGTAGGGAATCGGCTCGCCATGCTTCATGGAATCGTCAAAAAACAGTTTTCCTTCTTCTGTTCTTATCTTTTTGCTGTTTATGGCTTCTACCTGTAAGCCGTACTCTACTTTGAAATGAATTTTAAATTTAAAATTCGCCTGCTCCTGCTGTAGTTTATCGTGGCGGTCAAGCAGACGCTTCACGCTCATTGCTCTGTACTGTGCACCAGTGCTGGTTGTCAACTCCATTTCGTTCAGCTTGTCGGCGGTCTGCTGTAGCGTCAGTTTTTCTTCTCTGAACTTCAGTGCCCAATGTAACGCGTTCTTGTTCACCTTGTCCTGCAATGCCTTCTGCTGACGGGCTAAAGAGCCTTTCTGACGGCCTTCCTCTGTTAGGTTAGCCCTGTTGCCTACTTCTTCGCCACGCGCCTTCTTAGCGGCCAATGCGTCCTTTGTGCGCTTACTTATCAGTTCGCGTTCGTGCTGCGCCATAACTGCGAAAATGCCTATGGTCAGCGTATTGGCATCTGGCATGTCGGTGCAGATAAAGTCTACGCTAGATTCCTTCAAGGCAAAGATAAAAGACGCGTTACGGCTTAATCTGTCCAGCTTAGCAATGATAAGGGTAGCGCCCTGCTGCTTTGCATGAACTATAGCCTTTTCCAGTTCTGGCCTGTTGTCTTTCTTACCGCTTTCTACTTCGGTGTATTCTGCCAGTACCTTGCCACCAGCAACGAAGCTGGTAACAGCTGTTTTTTGTGCTTC
This window of the Pontibacter liquoris genome carries:
- a CDS encoding sacsin N-terminal ATP-binding-like domain-containing protein, with the protein product MRLKSIIKEIYAATAKTDTSVLPSISQAEEYLKESYEGRYLFELVQNAIDASKSAGEKGGKIRIELCDRVLKIYNTGQAFDDKGVTSVCRIGQSDKQGQDFIGHKGIGFKAVREVTDTPAIITEFGSIIFDKSLTLKDKTFALLEEENIPLFFFPHYSSKKIEACPEGYVTLIELPLKDNVSNIKIDNDFEEIDEVQIVLLGDLQALEYSSEELEAFYSIKKRKKGIIEVQSQAGSIYFMDLSPSRKAKIPQRVLEKLDKRERKTFENDPSVEIKLILKLDEQKQFEPVEDANFYLFYPLEKNSGFSFLIHSYFTVTPDRKGFRDTVLNNFLLEEIAKYISVSLVDKAKKLFPQDILKILCYHRSSDKRLKLFYDIIRENLSKSQFIYDKITSLFYKPHEIIVADECDEALFPDGTFLKKRLIFVDDKQVRDWLTGELDIEYLSLDFIKEHIEEECKSRKGDINFFQNLYKYIAEQSLTLTGKKIILADGHHLYSSNDEVFYEGSKKDLVLSPTIKKKVRFLHRSIIIDNSKAARERIGLIQYNQRELLKRLCGLFSDKSIDKGEIIEAIFQLELERSDVEEYKDKVLLPYYDNEGILKWAPPLFNPIYIQSQKLSIMYPKGRYVAINLFANSDEEKDAWENFFLKLGAWNKPAIFIINKLYSLSKQDERNEAFISKTGRYSRPYQIQGDYTIDFPEILNRDFSEFLIKNWKFYVDFFSNPFHPKTKCRSKEAEQWHTLSISERFRYSLFLKTLKEKAWIMLPNAEQPVLPSNVIGIEVADYQRNSSSVLRQYFNLLPRSFHEQKEFFSSLGILHLNDLSLTNYSQILKHISEKYKEPLNGKEFESAYHRILNLLFEVYAYHSDRKEDSRLNIFKNIDFLALETSTNCYKWKQAKDIIYVDDKYLYGQLPHSIKNNVSPVFTLRDKNTFGQIASRVGVVLSKSLTKVIVRTTPLRESVVKSEFRFIPELLAFVEDILERPLTQDEINKIAESKVIEQSEVRVEYLLKLPNAVEKFNSCEVYSVEADNKAYSVLYAGQAIHRHKELANMLAELVEAVVDKEVKRLGQQILVFLEKNSFGDIQSYLEDNDITSERITEISQIIYDHILDNKAAFWVSVASALGDNKHYVDQEFVFEDFLEQFDVTKSSALVEIAAGINYDDLLDPHNIPYIQTLMKLLQISLYEYNQSAIHQISFHRHYKDKLDALKSSCLDRFRQMLWHYLKDKPSNEREQFVDLLIAYSRIAFQLQDDFLDDEKEFFLQAIKKNFPYIQGLETITTPTDGSNSIEGGYYVYMKSLKKKLERSGLSHFNIELFLQNSSKNRSLLYFGELDELLERVHIEAKAFERASVSSNTIEEDGNLGEDDYEIENYQASSTEATTQGEQESSKSPGEWHSGKNLDGGYKNPNLEEVGYLGELLVYKKLKGKGVLVNWVSRNAYRAGINPEGSDHYGYDLEYVDNVTGRKKYVEVKASGYANKAFTITRTELRMALEKKEDYLIILVGNVFDRNKRKYHNLGNIFMLNSGEDFMNNSKFKAVNETFSIKLV
- a CDS encoding helicase HerA domain-containing protein; its protein translation is MSIEQGLNLRRENDRKSEAQQWFQKLIQPSEIVGDLYSINYETARVIIHEADRQKVGGIPSLSFLIASRIDDPSNLKFDFKSEDASFILLRVMDAAPLPQDKEAERIRVEAAQRNSGEEGRHWDQPGSMDFKTKNLLGFAGIECRIIGTFFLEANEFNSETPLCLKFGSDISNYYPNRGLKVYKPNGKALEHIINYTDPANLQAHVEKYGNTEKVKLGFVRYASTNRKYQQVDDVPVYIYPADLLSQKSALFGMTRTGKSNTTKIIAKSVYELRTTEKKDDRPLRIGQVIFDPNGEYANENIQDKDGSGNPNALKNVWRKNNALKQKADELKALFKRETNSEKKKKIWEEIKAEVEKEVVTYGILPHPADPFRRLMKINFYEESNLQIGKDIIDFKIAEQAAQYFKNFKQVIFQKPEEREFENEREFQGQKKRYERRVLVYHALLNKAGFSPPSRTANISGIFNVDLRNAMIGYTENRFTRKQGLINAAGQTLSQGTVSWDSLAPAFEGLFLFMSTADYNVFNQNYINNNRNDDGEDTTGEGWAETDLESLLEMFKYSKAINLIGGVNTQHTTTVGTDYAEDIYKDLKDGKLVIIDQSSGEPELNKSSANRIMWHIFKANQKAFRDGEPTIPEILVYLEEAHNILPAGNDLDLSDVWVRTAKEGSKYRIGMVYATQEVSSIQKNILKNTANWFISHLNNSDETKELNKYYDFADFEPSIRRAQDKGFLRVKTLSNLFVVPVQVVKFEV
- a CDS encoding DNA double-strand break repair nuclease NurA, with product MGFEGEFASYEPLRRLLDSEKVKSLHDRFKVRKQENEPEDFEGLLIKKSDLIESDLQPDLVLAIDGSTLAAKAENGFPGAEFGYVTLASVLIDLKLIKELEEKEFVEPKKFRETEKASTIESVFPGCNVILDNEQDAKASLRRSLFEELKSNTIFADGETLLETYEHLFKLKRTHFSESRLPQSPIEGVEEDMTYDYGEYSCPHSDNALFSTDALRLHELLNLGGSNGEMFGQIMSTLEKLWLVHILRAFERKGWLPTLRRVAFVMDGPLAVFSTSSWLAKVVSLELTRINELQKKINGQDLLIVGIEKSGTFFNHFAEIDTTRDGINDNFPKQSALLLSDGYIKRNIIFSKSTKPYGQDTYFGRKFFYKASSGQIIVAVVTCFTDYQSDLVTAKPDQFTRLADVMNLIDKLASNRYPNSISPLISAHAEAAIPMNIGKRIFEDIAKEIREKSK
- a CDS encoding site-specific DNA-methyltransferase, with translation MIAKEDVLKGFSTAESRWARLGPYYAMFPLEFAFDVVAKYSKKDDFIIDPFAGRCSSIYAGGVLGRTSLGIEINPVGWLYGTVKLQPANQEDVTNRLLEIYGQRNYFRRSIENLPEFYRICYCDEVLKFLLAARKNLNWKNNNVDATLMSILLVYLHGKIGEGLSNQMRMTKSMGMNYSIEWWKKNNMSMPPEINPCEFILKKIKWRYKKGIPTVAESAVVFGDSSNELKSITERAIANDIKFSLLFTSPPYWSITDYHVDQWLRLWLLGGPSNSQSIKEKHKGRFINKQDYYDLLDNVFGLCAKIMKSKSTVYVRTDKREFTFNSTLEILRKHFPNHKLTIIDKPLTVDTKTQTKLYGDKSMKPGEVDMILTK
- a CDS encoding recombinase family protein; its protein translation is MKTYVAYYRVSTQKQGASGLGLEAQKTAVTSFVAGGKVLAEYTEVESGKKDNRPELEKAIVHAKQQGATLIIAKLDRLSRNASFIFALKESSVDFICTDMPDANTLTIGIFAVMAQHERELISKRTKDALAAKKARGEEVGNRANLTEEGRQKGSLARQQKALQDKVNKNALHWALKFREEKLTLQQTADKLNEMELTTSTGAQYRAMSVKRLLDRHDKLQQEQANFKFKIHFKVEYGLQVEAINSKKIRTEEGKLFFDDSMKHGEPIPYTSVLFQQMIEKGAVLQHRNDYYTLYADRSKNEELAGAHNFITLLSYLADRQYRLNMQKEHEASLHPDLIYISKGNPEKKQPPFILSQVL